One window of the Pirellulaceae bacterium genome contains the following:
- a CDS encoding CehA/McbA family metallohydrolase has protein sequence MMKPRIGLCHFVTACVLTCLLAEFTSAAAPAKSTITFHLQDVPSGMPVPAVVCIRSLDDQSVRLPPDGRIMTRFSQTEEFYQGISFDADDPNWIGPRRKMLGKGDNNDRSFVYEQLPSIPFWREPVRYQTQPNFSIQLEPGRYQISVARGMEYIPLAKQFTVSEQDQEHTLRLDRWIDLPASGWFSGDVHVHHPTTKKSHRDFLLRYAEAEDLHVVNILEMGHHHGTDFKQAGFGENFREQRGDYWLVSGQEEPRSTFGHIIGLNTSHLARDLDTYDLYDLAFKRIHDQPKALVGFAHFSWNGCNLPRGFPWYVTTEGIDFVELLQFSRINTLDYYDYLNLGFRLAAAAGSDVPWGSSIGEVRTYVHTGEELDIDRWFEGLAKGRTFVSNGPALEFTVNGQLSGSELAFDAPAVVKVQARALGHKKVGLPVMLELVSNDGTIAKVQPAQNESGNLSLNTQIEIKRSQWMAINVRCDNGAVAHTSPIYIVIDGEPTWSPTRGKPIIKKQLEAIASIETEFSGGNDLRSRAILERLARAKGYYAKLLGAIEKPPKE, from the coding sequence ATGATGAAACCTCGGATCGGCTTATGCCACTTCGTGACAGCCTGCGTGCTAACTTGCCTTCTAGCAGAATTCACGTCAGCCGCTGCCCCTGCCAAATCGACGATCACTTTTCATCTTCAGGACGTTCCCTCCGGAATGCCCGTACCGGCTGTGGTCTGTATTCGATCTCTCGACGACCAATCTGTGCGTCTCCCTCCGGATGGCCGAATCATGACACGATTCAGTCAAACCGAGGAGTTCTATCAAGGAATTTCCTTCGATGCCGATGATCCAAATTGGATTGGACCAAGAAGAAAAATGCTGGGCAAGGGCGACAACAATGATCGCAGCTTTGTTTATGAACAGCTACCTTCGATTCCTTTCTGGCGAGAACCCGTTCGTTATCAGACGCAACCCAACTTTTCCATCCAGCTTGAACCTGGACGCTACCAGATCTCCGTAGCACGCGGGATGGAATATATCCCACTCGCAAAACAATTTACTGTGAGCGAACAAGATCAGGAACACACCTTGCGATTGGATCGCTGGATCGATCTCCCTGCAAGTGGGTGGTTTTCGGGCGATGTTCACGTGCACCATCCGACCACCAAAAAGTCGCACCGAGATTTCTTGCTTCGATATGCTGAAGCCGAAGATTTACACGTGGTTAACATTCTGGAAATGGGACACCATCATGGCACCGATTTCAAGCAGGCCGGGTTTGGTGAAAACTTCCGCGAACAGCGTGGGGACTATTGGCTGGTCAGTGGCCAAGAAGAACCCCGCAGTACATTTGGCCACATTATTGGTTTGAACACTTCACATCTAGCGCGGGACCTGGACACTTACGATCTTTATGACTTGGCGTTCAAACGAATCCATGACCAACCGAAGGCCCTAGTGGGATTCGCTCATTTTTCTTGGAATGGATGTAACCTTCCTCGCGGCTTTCCCTGGTATGTCACGACGGAAGGCATCGACTTTGTCGAGCTACTTCAATTCAGTCGCATCAATACGCTTGACTACTATGACTATCTCAACCTGGGGTTTCGGCTGGCTGCAGCAGCAGGGAGCGATGTGCCATGGGGATCATCAATCGGCGAAGTTCGAACATATGTTCATACAGGAGAGGAGCTCGACATTGATCGCTGGTTTGAAGGGCTGGCAAAAGGTCGAACCTTTGTTAGCAATGGGCCTGCTTTGGAATTCACTGTCAATGGTCAGCTTTCGGGATCGGAGCTGGCCTTTGACGCACCAGCTGTTGTCAAGGTACAAGCGCGTGCATTAGGTCATAAAAAGGTGGGTCTGCCGGTGATGTTGGAACTCGTTAGCAATGATGGAACGATTGCAAAAGTGCAACCAGCTCAGAACGAGTCCGGCAATCTGAGTTTGAATACACAAATCGAAATAAAGCGCAGTCAGTGGATGGCGATCAACGTACGTTGCGACAATGGTGCCGTCGCTCACACCTCCCCGATTTACATCGTCATCGACGGTGAACCGACTTGGTCGCCCACTCGAGGAAAGCCAATCATCAAGAAACAGCTCGAGGCGATTGCCTCTATCGAAACGGAGTTCTCCGGAGGTAACGACCTTCGTAGCCGAGCAATTTTAGAACGACTAGCACGCGCTAAAGGCTACTATGCCAAACTATTG
- a CDS encoding alpha/beta fold hydrolase produces MRFLLIIFRHQFLLFLATYLLLVSNAGSHLFGEAQRAYHRATLPPLLEFLDGVQVKSRDLWPARKAEIRQLLTTHFTGSLPDEVPTVVDVTTTTEIEANDGSRRKRIKITLDTPQQASFEIALWTPPGDGPFPLLMMAPRYYQIYWAEDAVQRGYAVCLYPGVDSHHRESKFPNYEDVWQTFRQEYPQATWTEIVTKAWLASRSLDVLLNVTHEFHIDAERIGIIGFSRYGKQALVATALDERIRCVVARSPGSPGSCPYRYTGRDTFAEAPSDFPSLWFLPSLRSYTGREDELPIDAHGWYALIAPRPCLIHTAHNDGSEPTFAVEQAYREGQKVYQLLGHSDRLRIDYRSGGHSSGPDPEKISPADRQRNLDWFDLSFQRGDAKQSDFPVSWIHRFDWQTWREKQAPDALEPPGQASIRQIIQWSLGTPAVDDSADVKRTFLTSEESELMTHDRWAIDGVTRVPVSFGKNVRGNLYFKDSLEHPAPVVIWLHPFSYHSGYNEGYGVQGTTVYHRLAAAGYVVLAYDQCGFGLRLLEGRDFYETHPEWSRLGRMVQDVHAAVDYFVDGRGKANGPIPAIDTQKITLLGYSVGGMTALYAAALDQRIHSVASFSGFTPLRADTDDGPTGGIRRWWELHALQPKLGLFDDRESKIPYDFDNLLEMIAPRPVLIVSPQRDRTANPAAIETCVTKAKKAWPLATTSQTLIHLTPDKTNRFQRDQHQVFLSWRKGL; encoded by the coding sequence ATGCGTTTTCTACTGATCATCTTTCGCCACCAATTCCTGCTATTTCTTGCCACTTACTTGCTACTAGTCTCAAACGCCGGCAGCCATCTTTTTGGGGAAGCGCAAAGGGCATACCATCGTGCCACCTTGCCGCCGCTGCTTGAGTTCCTCGACGGCGTACAAGTGAAATCACGCGACTTATGGCCTGCGAGAAAAGCCGAAATTCGCCAATTGTTGACAACGCATTTCACCGGAAGTTTGCCAGACGAAGTACCGACGGTTGTGGACGTTACCACCACAACGGAAATCGAAGCCAACGACGGATCACGACGGAAACGAATTAAGATAACTCTCGACACACCCCAACAAGCATCGTTCGAAATCGCGTTGTGGACCCCACCTGGTGACGGGCCCTTCCCGCTGCTGATGATGGCCCCACGCTATTATCAAATCTACTGGGCCGAAGACGCTGTGCAAAGAGGCTATGCAGTCTGCCTGTATCCCGGTGTCGACAGCCATCATCGAGAAAGCAAGTTTCCCAACTATGAAGACGTCTGGCAAACGTTTCGCCAGGAGTATCCCCAGGCAACATGGACGGAGATTGTCACGAAAGCTTGGTTAGCCAGTCGCAGCCTTGATGTTCTGCTCAACGTCACTCATGAATTCCACATTGATGCCGAACGAATAGGAATCATCGGTTTCTCTCGATACGGCAAACAAGCGTTGGTCGCAACAGCGCTAGACGAACGTATTCGCTGCGTGGTCGCTCGCAGCCCTGGGTCTCCCGGGTCTTGTCCTTACCGCTACACAGGACGCGATACGTTTGCCGAAGCACCAAGCGACTTTCCGTCGTTGTGGTTCTTACCTTCCTTGCGTTCCTACACGGGCCGAGAAGACGAGTTGCCGATTGACGCACATGGCTGGTACGCCCTAATCGCACCTCGACCGTGTCTCATTCACACAGCCCATAATGATGGATCGGAACCGACATTTGCAGTAGAGCAAGCCTACCGTGAGGGGCAGAAGGTTTATCAACTTCTGGGGCACTCGGACCGATTGCGGATCGATTACCGAAGTGGCGGACATTCATCAGGCCCGGATCCGGAAAAAATATCTCCAGCAGACCGGCAGCGAAATCTCGACTGGTTCGATCTCTCGTTTCAACGAGGAGATGCCAAGCAAAGCGACTTTCCTGTGAGCTGGATTCATCGATTCGATTGGCAGACTTGGCGCGAAAAACAGGCACCCGATGCATTAGAACCGCCCGGTCAGGCATCCATTCGTCAAATCATCCAATGGTCGCTGGGAACTCCAGCTGTCGATGATTCGGCCGATGTGAAAAGAACTTTCTTGACTTCAGAAGAATCAGAGCTGATGACTCACGATCGATGGGCCATCGATGGAGTCACCCGCGTGCCCGTCAGTTTCGGAAAGAACGTACGCGGCAATCTCTATTTCAAGGATTCGCTGGAGCATCCAGCGCCCGTCGTCATTTGGCTTCACCCGTTTTCCTACCACAGCGGATACAACGAAGGCTACGGCGTGCAGGGCACAACCGTCTATCACCGGCTTGCTGCTGCCGGCTACGTCGTTTTGGCCTATGACCAGTGTGGCTTTGGATTACGTTTACTCGAAGGACGCGACTTTTATGAAACGCACCCGGAATGGTCACGTTTGGGCCGAATGGTTCAAGATGTTCATGCAGCGGTTGACTACTTCGTTGATGGTCGCGGCAAGGCGAACGGGCCCATCCCGGCAATTGACACGCAAAAGATCACCCTGCTGGGATATTCGGTGGGAGGCATGACCGCATTGTACGCCGCCGCACTTGATCAACGAATTCATTCAGTCGCTTCGTTCTCCGGATTTACACCGCTACGAGCAGACACCGACGACGGACCGACGGGAGGCATTCGGCGTTGGTGGGAACTGCACGCACTCCAGCCAAAGCTGGGATTATTCGATGATCGCGAAAGTAAAATCCCCTACGACTTTGATAACCTGCTCGAGATGATTGCGCCGCGCCCCGTCCTAATCGTTTCTCCACAACGCGACAGGACCGCTAATCCCGCTGCAATTGAAACATGCGTTACCAAAGCAAAAAAAGCCTGGCCGCTTGCTACCACATCACAAACTTTAATACACCTCACGCCGGATAAAACCAATCGATTTCAGCGAGACCAACATCAAGTCTTTCTTAGCTGGCGAAAGGGCCTGTGA
- a CDS encoding PEP-CTERM sorting domain-containing protein (PEP-CTERM proteins occur, often in large numbers, in the proteomes of bacteria that also encode an exosortase, a predicted intramembrane cysteine proteinase. The presence of a PEP-CTERM domain at a protein's C-terminus predicts cleavage within the sorting domain, followed by covalent anchoring to some some component of the (usually Gram-negative) cell surface. Many PEP-CTERM proteins exhibit an unusual sequence composition that includes large numbers of potential glycosylation sites. Expression of one such protein has been shown restore the ability of a bacterium to form floc, a type of biofilm.) — translation MRFFNKFLCTILLCGIGSNLEAGTLASATFDTDSYIAFGTNNEFDPGITISTDYSAGTPNAAFVHFNFAIIKFDDLAGLSTKSDGGGDKFLKLSTLAVPDTSTIGVSATKVDFPSTTDGYPSAAFPGTPDGDGLARLQWYQSNIKGDDPAFGGYAGRADHLGMLEIPAMGDYYLDVTSTVDSWIDGSEANHGFGLWGVNVAGGQGNSFDFISSDNATGDGPQLVSVVPEPSSLILTFLAIGFIGLLCRRQ, via the coding sequence ATGAGATTTTTCAACAAGTTCCTTTGTACAATTCTGCTGTGCGGAATCGGGAGTAATCTGGAAGCGGGAACGCTTGCCAGCGCAACTTTCGACACCGATTCCTACATAGCGTTTGGGACGAATAACGAATTTGATCCCGGCATTACGATCAGCACCGACTATTCCGCTGGCACACCGAACGCAGCATTCGTACATTTCAATTTCGCTATTATCAAATTCGACGACTTAGCGGGATTATCCACGAAGTCCGATGGAGGGGGCGACAAATTCCTCAAGCTCTCCACTCTCGCTGTACCGGACACGTCGACGATTGGAGTCAGCGCTACCAAAGTTGATTTCCCATCAACGACAGATGGCTACCCTTCTGCTGCTTTTCCCGGCACACCCGATGGTGACGGACTGGCTCGCCTGCAATGGTATCAGAGCAATATCAAAGGTGACGATCCGGCCTTTGGCGGATACGCCGGAAGAGCAGATCACCTAGGCATGCTTGAAATACCGGCGATGGGCGATTACTACCTCGATGTAACTTCCACGGTAGATTCCTGGATCGACGGAAGCGAAGCGAATCATGGCTTCGGACTCTGGGGCGTTAACGTTGCTGGCGGCCAAGGGAACAGCTTCGATTTCATCTCTTCCGATAACGCTACAGGCGACGGACCTCAATTAGTAAGTGTCGTACCCGAGCCATCCAGCTTGATTCTTACTTTCTTAGCAATCGGCTTTATCGGGTTGCTATGTAGACGGCAGTAG
- a CDS encoding DUF1559 domain-containing protein, with protein MAEVARKLSLLDDRDFVGAQRASGGFTLVELLGVIAIMSLLLMLLLPAINESRESARRIQCVNNLKQLGIATHGYASARNHLPPPKAGTQFEARGSTLVILLPYLEEAARFERYDLKKTVTHPTNIEITRSTPSVYLCPSMVIPRQVPDLECGEQLGPGSYVISSRTKYAEHGKLDGAFVNPPLNGRYPLSFKHIRDGTSKTLLFGEIDYGHKGCLWANCPGRNGESKWGDTMWAHGYWFYAWGHMSAELPEAFNHNGDYWHPNSARVFRSDHRGGVNFVLVGGSVRFITDDTAPEVRNALVTRNGGESNQLAF; from the coding sequence ATGGCTGAAGTGGCCCGCAAGTTATCGCTCCTTGACGATCGGGATTTTGTGGGTGCCCAGCGCGCTTCGGGGGGATTCACGCTGGTGGAATTACTGGGGGTGATTGCCATCATGAGCCTGCTGCTGATGTTGCTCTTGCCGGCCATCAATGAGAGCCGAGAGTCAGCGCGCCGTATTCAGTGCGTTAACAATCTCAAGCAGCTTGGCATCGCAACTCATGGTTATGCTTCTGCTCGGAATCATCTGCCGCCACCCAAGGCGGGTACGCAATTTGAAGCTCGCGGAAGCACTCTTGTAATTCTGCTTCCTTATCTGGAGGAAGCGGCGCGCTTCGAGCGTTACGACCTTAAAAAAACGGTCACCCATCCAACGAATATCGAAATAACTCGTAGCACGCCAAGTGTCTATTTGTGCCCGTCCATGGTGATTCCAAGGCAGGTGCCAGATTTAGAATGTGGTGAGCAGTTAGGTCCCGGAAGTTACGTTATTTCCAGTCGAACAAAATACGCTGAGCACGGGAAACTGGATGGCGCTTTTGTAAATCCGCCTCTGAATGGCCGCTACCCATTGAGTTTTAAGCATATCCGGGATGGCACATCCAAAACGCTGCTGTTCGGTGAAATCGACTACGGCCACAAGGGTTGTCTTTGGGCAAACTGTCCCGGGAGAAATGGCGAAAGCAAATGGGGCGATACGATGTGGGCCCACGGTTATTGGTTCTATGCTTGGGGTCATATGTCGGCGGAGTTGCCAGAAGCTTTCAACCACAATGGAGATTATTGGCATCCGAATAGCGCCCGCGTATTTCGCAGTGATCATCGGGGCGGTGTCAATTTTGTTTTGGTCGGTGGTTCCGTCAGATTCATCACGGATGACACAGCCCCCGAAGTCCGAAATGCGTTGGTGACCCGAAATGGTGGGGAATCAAATCAATTGGCTTTCTAA
- a CDS encoding hemin uptake protein HemP, with product MSEKLTESNNRSVHSVQEPAVRTGQSSSRMVNSRDLLDGRREIRIRHRGEIYRMLLTRNGKLMLQK from the coding sequence ATGTCTGAAAAACTAACCGAGTCAAACAACAGGTCCGTTCATTCCGTGCAGGAACCTGCCGTTCGGACGGGGCAGAGTTCATCTCGCATGGTTAATTCTCGAGATTTGCTTGATGGGAGGCGTGAAATACGCATCCGCCATCGAGGTGAAATCTATCGAATGCTGCTAACTCGCAACGGAAAACTGATGTTGCAGAAATAA
- a CDS encoding lamin tail domain-containing protein, protein MASPRKKQRTPRVEQLEQRVVLDSTVVFSELMFNPGNNQELEWIELHSEMAVDLDLSSWRIEGVNFTFPANSVLPAGESSVVAKSPTAFAQHYGFEPDHGPYSGRLNNGGETIRLINNSDRVMDQVRYDDEWPWPEATDGSGASLVKIHLDGGSSFVENWTQSRIRGGTPNSSEVDTTSSAIVFHEISERDGDQFFVELKNMSQQTQSLEGYTITNGESATRLNLAGELGPGELHVIRQEQFPFSTSEVDHLFLYSSGLDFVSDAARIGDSPQQRIDTGEFANRWLTPLAKSPGDHNSVPLASDLVINEILYHAPGTAVDRQPAQIETNSLLPIGTTTWRYRAASDGLNTTWHTESHEVGVDSWQRGKGLFGYERRSLGIPIQTEFPNPATIFPPIITYYFETNFDLSAEELAKGEGVALRHMVDDGAVVYVNGQEVLRYNMPEGPIDNGTFAKSIPDAILSETTVIPDDFLRVGPNRISVEVHQASVASNDIIFGAEILQSKLIAAAVPGQPYTASEEEWIEIFNRSQTETIELAGWKLTDGVEFAFPSDAIIGPGEYRLVARDANQLMSSHPDLATIIVGEFNGKLANAGETIRLTDQRGNPADELRYHDGGRWHDFADGGGSSLELRSPDADNRSAESWSASSEFEKSQWQTVIYEGIVQPDGFSGSSSDRYHELILGMLDDGQVLIDDVSVLEHGVGGIERIQNGSFDSDALGSTPAHWRIAGNHSGRVLPDPEDPNNQVLKLTATGSLEDRYNHAETTFADDARIRDGVNYRISYRVRWQGGSNQVHSRLFFDKLPKSTRILRPETIGTPGRQNSNYEANVGPTLTSLSHSPVLPKAGEPVTVSVQAEDPDAVKALRLHYSVDGGRFTSAAMMPSEKNEYMAIIPGQASGDVVQFYVQAEDTRGATSLFPVEGASSRALYQIPQQDARSGIHNFRIMMTPDDTALLHNRTNVVSNGHLGATVVYNESEVFYDVGVRLRGSNAGRSDNSYLGFQVAFDPMHQFRGVHDSIVIDRSGRSGPTPRTQDEIIIKHIANAAGHIPHMFDDLVHVIAPRRSHTRTALLMMARYGNEFLDSQYENGADGTVYKMDIAYIANGTTNRDPESPKVPFPYSHPQPTRDLEDLGDNKEAYRSHLAIRNNRDADDYATIIQASQALDKLRSSNFDEVAELIDVDQWARVFALQSLTGAADAYTRGSLHHNIQFYTRPSDNRVLALPWDWDFAFTASTRQSLIGTAGNAGRLMNQPIARRLYHGHLLDLINTTYNNEYLDRWIDHYGQVAKQNLASIKNYVKQRSQFVLDRLPDQIEFEITTNGGNPIETNEAMVEIRGRGWIDVRQIQVDLREDPIELRWLDGSQWEITLPIELGTHQLSLNALNHQGMQTGQDTLTITRTAQPGDINQNGDLDVADIDLLAAAIRSGQLGPDLNGDDRLNEDDHAFLVQEIFQTNFGDSNLDGFFDSSDLVSVFQAGEYEDNLAGNSSWAEGDWNGDGEFTTRDLVFAFQSAAYLT, encoded by the coding sequence ATGGCATCCCCCCGTAAAAAACAACGAACGCCGCGTGTTGAACAACTCGAACAACGAGTTGTTCTCGATAGCACCGTGGTCTTCAGCGAATTGATGTTTAACCCAGGGAATAATCAAGAGTTAGAATGGATCGAGCTACACAGCGAAATGGCGGTAGACCTCGATTTATCCAGTTGGCGCATCGAAGGCGTTAACTTCACCTTTCCCGCCAACAGTGTGTTGCCAGCGGGAGAATCCTCCGTTGTCGCAAAATCACCAACGGCCTTCGCACAACATTATGGCTTTGAGCCCGACCACGGCCCGTATTCCGGTCGACTCAACAACGGTGGCGAGACGATTCGTTTGATCAACAACAGTGATCGCGTGATGGATCAAGTCCGCTACGACGACGAGTGGCCCTGGCCGGAGGCGACCGATGGTTCGGGCGCCTCTCTGGTCAAGATCCATCTCGACGGCGGCAGCAGTTTTGTCGAAAACTGGACACAAAGTCGCATTCGCGGCGGGACTCCGAACAGTTCGGAAGTGGACACGACATCGAGTGCGATTGTCTTTCATGAGATATCCGAACGTGATGGCGATCAATTCTTCGTCGAACTGAAGAACATGAGTCAACAAACACAGAGCCTTGAGGGCTACACAATCACGAATGGCGAATCCGCCACTCGGCTAAATCTTGCTGGCGAACTCGGACCGGGTGAATTGCACGTTATTCGACAAGAACAATTTCCTTTTTCGACCTCGGAAGTCGATCATCTCTTCCTCTATTCCAGTGGTCTCGATTTCGTCTCCGATGCGGCTCGCATCGGAGATAGTCCGCAACAAAGAATCGACACGGGTGAATTTGCAAATCGTTGGCTTACACCGCTCGCAAAATCACCCGGTGATCACAACAGCGTGCCACTTGCGAGCGACCTTGTCATTAACGAAATCCTCTATCACGCCCCCGGAACTGCGGTCGATAGGCAACCCGCACAAATCGAAACCAATTCCTTGCTACCCATCGGCACTACGACTTGGCGTTATCGGGCGGCAAGCGACGGACTCAACACAACCTGGCACACAGAAAGTCACGAAGTTGGTGTCGATAGTTGGCAGCGCGGCAAAGGATTGTTTGGTTATGAACGTCGCTCATTAGGCATTCCAATCCAAACGGAATTCCCGAATCCCGCCACGATTTTCCCACCCATCATCACCTATTACTTCGAGACCAACTTTGATTTGAGTGCAGAGGAATTAGCCAAGGGCGAGGGCGTTGCATTACGGCACATGGTCGACGACGGAGCGGTCGTTTACGTCAATGGTCAGGAAGTGCTTCGCTATAACATGCCAGAAGGTCCTATCGATAACGGGACTTTCGCCAAGTCGATCCCGGATGCAATCCTCAGCGAGACGACCGTGATTCCGGATGACTTTTTGCGTGTCGGCCCCAATCGAATTTCGGTGGAGGTCCATCAAGCGTCCGTGGCTAGCAACGACATCATCTTCGGCGCCGAGATCCTGCAATCCAAGTTGATCGCGGCAGCGGTTCCCGGCCAGCCCTACACCGCCTCCGAAGAAGAATGGATTGAAATCTTCAATCGCAGCCAAACCGAAACGATCGAGCTGGCGGGCTGGAAATTGACCGATGGAGTGGAATTTGCTTTTCCGTCTGATGCGATCATCGGACCGGGAGAATACCGACTCGTCGCGCGAGACGCAAATCAACTGATGTCGAGCCATCCCGACCTAGCAACAATCATTGTCGGTGAGTTCAATGGCAAGCTCGCCAATGCCGGCGAGACCATTCGGCTTACGGACCAGCGAGGAAATCCAGCTGACGAACTGCGTTACCACGACGGGGGACGTTGGCACGACTTTGCCGACGGCGGAGGATCCAGCCTGGAACTGCGTTCTCCCGATGCCGACAACCGTTCGGCTGAATCGTGGAGCGCGAGCTCCGAGTTTGAAAAATCCCAGTGGCAAACCGTTATCTATGAAGGAATCGTCCAACCTGACGGATTTTCGGGTTCCAGCTCGGATCGCTACCACGAATTAATCCTAGGCATGCTGGACGATGGCCAGGTACTGATTGATGACGTTTCCGTCCTGGAACATGGAGTTGGAGGAATCGAACGAATTCAAAACGGATCGTTCGACAGCGACGCTTTGGGGAGCACACCCGCTCATTGGCGGATCGCTGGCAATCACTCCGGACGGGTGCTTCCTGACCCCGAGGACCCCAACAACCAAGTGCTGAAGTTGACCGCAACGGGCAGCTTGGAAGATCGTTACAACCACGCCGAAACCACCTTCGCTGATGATGCGCGAATCCGCGACGGTGTTAACTACCGAATTTCCTATCGTGTGCGATGGCAGGGTGGTTCGAACCAGGTCCACTCACGATTATTCTTCGACAAATTGCCGAAGTCGACACGCATTTTGCGACCAGAAACCATCGGAACCCCAGGTCGTCAAAACTCGAATTACGAGGCGAATGTCGGACCAACTTTAACATCTTTATCCCATTCACCCGTGCTGCCCAAGGCAGGCGAACCGGTGACCGTATCGGTGCAAGCGGAAGATCCCGATGCAGTCAAAGCATTACGATTACACTATTCGGTCGATGGCGGTCGTTTCACTTCGGCAGCGATGATGCCATCCGAAAAAAATGAATACATGGCGATTATCCCGGGGCAAGCAAGCGGAGACGTCGTCCAGTTTTATGTCCAAGCCGAAGACACTCGGGGCGCCACGAGTTTGTTTCCTGTTGAGGGCGCATCATCCAGGGCCCTCTACCAAATCCCTCAACAAGACGCGCGAAGCGGCATCCACAATTTCCGCATCATGATGACACCTGACGACACCGCGTTACTGCATAATCGCACGAATGTAGTATCCAATGGACATCTCGGAGCGACGGTCGTCTACAACGAATCAGAAGTGTTCTACGACGTCGGAGTTCGCCTGCGAGGCTCTAACGCAGGCCGATCCGATAACAGTTATCTAGGATTCCAAGTAGCATTCGATCCGATGCACCAATTCCGTGGGGTCCATGATTCCATCGTGATTGATCGTTCGGGTCGAAGTGGCCCAACTCCGCGGACCCAAGACGAAATAATCATCAAGCACATCGCCAACGCCGCCGGCCACATCCCCCACATGTTCGACGACTTGGTACATGTCATCGCGCCTCGCCGAAGTCACACGCGCACTGCTCTCTTGATGATGGCACGATACGGCAACGAATTCCTGGACTCGCAATACGAAAATGGGGCGGACGGAACCGTCTACAAAATGGACATTGCCTATATCGCGAATGGAACGACCAATCGTGATCCGGAAAGCCCCAAGGTTCCGTTTCCGTATTCGCATCCCCAACCCACCCGCGATCTCGAAGATCTGGGGGACAACAAAGAGGCCTATCGTTCCCACCTAGCGATCAGAAACAACCGCGATGCGGATGACTATGCGACGATTATCCAAGCATCGCAGGCTTTGGATAAGCTACGCTCCAGCAACTTCGATGAGGTTGCGGAACTGATTGACGTCGACCAATGGGCACGCGTCTTCGCCTTGCAATCGCTGACAGGTGCCGCCGACGCATACACGCGTGGGAGCTTACATCACAACATTCAGTTCTATACACGCCCCTCCGATAATCGCGTTTTGGCTTTGCCTTGGGACTGGGACTTCGCCTTCACCGCATCAACGCGACAGTCATTGATCGGAACTGCAGGCAACGCGGGACGCTTAATGAATCAACCCATTGCACGCCGGCTTTATCACGGTCACCTTTTGGATCTGATTAACACCACCTACAACAATGAGTATCTCGACCGCTGGATCGACCATTACGGTCAAGTTGCTAAGCAGAATCTGGCTTCAATCAAGAATTACGTGAAACAAAGAAGCCAATTTGTTTTGGATCGCCTGCCGGATCAAATCGAGTTCGAAATCACAACAAATGGCGGTAACCCCATCGAAACAAATGAAGCAATGGTCGAGATTCGCGGACGTGGCTGGATCGACGTGAGGCAGATTCAAGTTGACCTCCGAGAAGATCCAATCGAGCTTCGCTGGCTGGATGGCTCGCAGTGGGAAATTACATTGCCGATTGAACTCGGCACCCATCAGCTCAGCTTAAACGCACTCAACCATCAGGGAATGCAGACCGGACAAGATACCCTCACCATCACGCGTACCGCCCAACCGGGAGATATCAACCAAAATGGGGATCTCGATGTAGCGGACATCGACCTATTAGCCGCAGCGATCCGCTCGGGCCAACTCGGCCCCGATCTTAACGGTGACGATCGCCTTAACGAAGATGATCATGCTTTCTTAGTCCAAGAGATCTTCCAAACCAATTTTGGCGACAGCAACCTCGATGGATTTTTTGACTCGAGCGATCTTGTCTCCGTCTTCCAAGCCGGTGAATACGAAGATAATTTAGCAGGCAATTCAAGCTGGGCTGAGGGCGATTGGAATGGCGATGGGGAATTCACAACGCGTGATTTGGTGTTCGCCTTTCAAAGTGCCGCCTATCTCACCTAA